A window of the Sandaracinaceae bacterium genome harbors these coding sequences:
- a CDS encoding PepSY-associated TM helix domain-containing protein has protein sequence MAERLTAARARRVLRSLHRDAGYLAVGLTLVYALSGLAVNHIGEWDPNFTELSRSVSLAELPEHEGDARDAAILAALDVTGPLDERYEEGEGAFSLRVGEDVVYVDTQAGTARLEARRPRPLLRVANWLHLNRGKAAWTYFADAYAVGLLFLALSGLFMIPARGPGIGRRGLLVGLGVLLPVLYVTLSGGP, from the coding sequence ATGGCTGAGCGGCTGACGGCGGCCCGTGCACGCCGCGTCTTGCGCTCCTTGCACCGCGACGCGGGCTACCTCGCCGTGGGTCTGACGCTGGTCTATGCGCTCAGCGGGTTGGCGGTGAACCACATCGGCGAGTGGGACCCCAACTTCACGGAGCTGTCGCGCAGCGTCTCGCTCGCTGAGCTCCCGGAGCACGAGGGTGACGCGCGCGACGCGGCCATCCTCGCGGCCCTCGACGTCACGGGCCCGCTCGACGAGCGCTACGAAGAGGGCGAAGGCGCGTTCTCGCTGCGCGTGGGCGAGGACGTGGTCTACGTCGACACCCAGGCCGGCACGGCGCGGCTCGAGGCGCGACGGCCACGTCCCCTGCTGCGTGTCGCGAACTGGCTGCACCTCAACCGCGGCAAGGCCGCCTGGACGTACTTCGCGGACGCCTACGCCGTGGGCCTGCTCTTCCTCGCGCTGAGCGGCTTGTTCATGATCCCGGCGCGCGGGCCCGGCATCGGCCGGCGCGGGCTGCTCGTGGGCCTCGGCGTGCTGCTGCCAGTGCTGTACGTGACGCTGAGCGGGGGGCCCTGA
- a CDS encoding molybdopterin-dependent oxidoreductase — protein sequence MDTEHEAHAGDTSADLDAQAGASANSGADAAASADPEADARENDAFLARQRRETRRSFIAKALGGTSLAVLGYYGLIDDGLTREARAQTLRDGRPRLPPNQRVIRRLRPMGGTPGDPSIENVRLRVIGDVDTPLELTFAQLLAMGVVTRTVDVHCVTGWSVLGARFEGVPLRVLADRAGVRSTARHVIFEAPYGYTANVPLREALAPNVLISHRLDGAPLERDHGGPLRAVVPSLYFWKSAKWVTGIRFTGRDAPGYWERRGYHNHGDPWREERYG from the coding sequence CTGGACACGGAACACGAAGCGCACGCGGGCGACACCAGCGCCGACCTCGATGCGCAGGCAGGCGCGAGCGCTAATTCGGGAGCCGACGCAGCCGCCAGCGCAGACCCCGAGGCCGACGCACGCGAGAACGACGCGTTCCTCGCGCGACAGCGGCGCGAGACCCGACGCAGCTTCATCGCCAAGGCCCTCGGCGGCACCAGCCTCGCCGTGCTCGGGTACTACGGGCTCATCGACGACGGGCTGACCCGCGAGGCCCGGGCCCAGACGTTGCGCGACGGGCGACCGCGACTCCCCCCGAACCAGCGGGTCATCCGGCGTCTCCGCCCCATGGGAGGCACGCCGGGGGACCCGTCCATCGAGAACGTGCGCCTGCGCGTCATCGGCGACGTGGACACCCCGCTCGAGCTGACCTTCGCGCAGCTGCTCGCCATGGGCGTGGTGACGCGCACCGTCGACGTGCACTGCGTCACGGGCTGGAGCGTGCTCGGTGCGCGCTTCGAGGGCGTGCCCCTGCGCGTCTTGGCCGATCGCGCGGGTGTTCGCTCCACCGCGCGCCACGTCATCTTCGAGGCGCCCTACGGCTACACGGCCAACGTGCCGCTGCGTGAGGCCCTGGCCCCGAACGTGCTCATCAGCCACCGCCTGGACGGTGCCCCGCTAGAGCGCGACCACGGCGGCCCGCTGCGCGCCGTAGTGCCCAGCCTGTACTTCTGGAAGAGCGCCAAGTGGGTCACGGGCATCCGCTTCACGGGGCGCGACGCGCCCGGCTATTGGGAGCGCCGCGGCTACCACAACCACGGCGACCCCTGGCGTGAAGAGCGCTATGGCTGA